CATCGAGCAGAATGACTTGTCGAGAGGCCGGGTGATGATTGCCATTCACCAGAACGATATCTGCACTTCTCAATCGTGCGCGATGGTCGAATGGATTGCTTTTGTCCAGGCCATCTTGATGGATCACCAGATCCTCGATCTGCGTGCGAGAATCATTGATCGGAGCACCGTGATCTGCATCGACATAGGCCATATTCAGATCAGGGTCGAGTGTATCATGGAGCCATTGAACGAATTCTTCGATGGCCCCACAGGTGGTCCCACAGATGGCCCACTCACAAGGGTGATAGGTCCCTGTCTTTGGACGGGCCAGGGGAGGATGCTTATGATGCCCGGTCGAAGTCATGTTTTCCTCCTGATTTCTTTTCTAGCTGGATGTCACCTATCTGCATCTCATGTCCCAAGGCCTTGCACATATCATATATGGTCAATGCCGCCACACTCACTCCATGCAGGGCCTCCATCTCTACTCCGGTCTGTCCGGTGCATTTCACCTGACATTGAATATGAAAGGAATCACCTTCGGGCTCTACATGGAATTTGATGGATGAGATAGGAATCTGATGACAGAGCGGAATGGTATCATAGGTTCTTTTCACGGCCATAGTACCAGCGATGATGGCCGTTTGGGTGATCGACCCCTTCTTGGTATTGAAGCTCTGCTCTCTCAGGGCTTTCATCATATGTGTAGCGAGAGTTACAGTACCTGAGGCCACAGCGATTCGATCACTCACCTCTTTCTCAGTGATGTCCACCATCTCGGCTTGGCCTTTTTCGTTGATATGGGATAGATCCTTGGTCTCGCTCATGGTAATTGTTCATTTAGAAATAGAAGGCTCCACTGACTACTCCAGCCGTGTTGAATGTCTCTCCTCCACGATTTCCGAATCGATTGGAATCCTCATCTGAAATAGTGTAGTTGAGTTGTAGCTCGACTCCGAGACTGAACTGAGGCGATACGAAATAATCACCTCCCAGCATAAGGCCGATGACATTGTCTATGGTCGCTTTATCCTCCTCGTCTTCCCGAGGAGGGGAGGCAATGAGTGCAGCGTATTGAAGGCCAATGAAGGGAGCCGCTTGGTTCTCATTCAGATATCCCCGGAAAGCCAGTCCGAACAAAAGATCCGTTCCAGAATCCGTTGCAGTACTATACCCGATGCTTGGTCCCAGAGTTGCTAGATCTCCTACCCAAATAGGCACATGTATTCCGAGCTGTTCCGATTGAATCCCTACCCGTAGTCCAGCCCCTTTACGAATGGTCGATTCATCATCCTGAGAGAACCCATGAGCACCGATCAGAAGACTCACGATTAAAA
The DNA window shown above is from Flavobacteriales bacterium and carries:
- the moaC gene encoding cyclic pyranopterin monophosphate synthase MoaC, which codes for MSETKDLSHINEKGQAEMVDITEKEVSDRIAVASGTVTLATHMMKALREQSFNTKKGSITQTAIIAGTMAVKRTYDTIPLCHQIPISSIKFHVEPEGDSFHIQCQVKCTGQTGVEMEALHGVSVAALTIYDMCKALGHEMQIGDIQLEKKSGGKHDFDRAS